In Streptomyces sp. P3, one DNA window encodes the following:
- a CDS encoding geranylgeranyl reductase family protein: MTEPRSEPFTANTADVIVVGAGPAGSTTAYYLAKAGLDVLLLEKTEFPREKVCGDGLTPRATKQLVAMGIDISEEAGWLRNKGLRIIGGGVRLQLDWPDLASFPDYGLVRKRDDFDEQLARQAQKAGARLHERCNVGAPIVDDRTGRITGVHAKLGEEKREVTFHAPLVVAADGNSTRLSLAMGLHRREDRPMGVAVRTYFTSPRHEDDYLESWLELWDRRGPGEDRLLPGYGWIFGMGDGTSNVGLGVLNTSDSFKELDWREVLKAWCASMPEDWGYTPENMTGPIRGAALPMAFNRKPHYTKGLLLVGDAGGLVNPFNGEGIAYAMESGQLAADVIVQAHARATPGQRELALQRYPQILADTYGGYYTLGRAFVKLIGNPKVMKIATQRGLTHPMLMKFTLKMLANLTDPTGGDAMDRIINGLSKVAPKA, translated from the coding sequence GTGACCGAGCCCCGCTCCGAGCCCTTCACCGCGAACACCGCCGACGTGATCGTCGTCGGCGCGGGACCGGCCGGCTCCACGACCGCCTACTACCTCGCCAAGGCCGGACTCGACGTACTCCTCCTCGAGAAGACCGAGTTCCCGCGCGAGAAGGTCTGCGGCGACGGCCTCACCCCGCGCGCCACCAAGCAGCTGGTGGCCATGGGCATCGACATCTCCGAGGAGGCCGGCTGGCTGCGCAACAAGGGCCTGCGCATCATCGGCGGCGGCGTCCGTCTCCAGCTGGACTGGCCCGATCTGGCCTCCTTCCCCGACTACGGACTCGTCCGCAAGCGTGACGACTTCGACGAGCAGCTCGCCCGCCAGGCCCAGAAGGCGGGCGCCCGCCTCCACGAGCGCTGCAACGTGGGCGCCCCGATCGTCGACGACCGCACCGGCCGCATCACCGGCGTGCACGCCAAGCTGGGAGAGGAGAAGCGCGAAGTCACCTTCCACGCCCCGCTCGTGGTCGCCGCCGACGGCAACTCCACCCGTCTCTCGCTGGCGATGGGCCTGCACCGCCGCGAGGACCGCCCGATGGGCGTCGCCGTCCGCACCTACTTCACCTCCCCGCGCCACGAGGACGACTACCTGGAGTCCTGGCTGGAGCTGTGGGACCGACGCGGCCCCGGCGAGGACCGGCTGCTGCCGGGCTACGGCTGGATCTTCGGCATGGGCGACGGGACGTCGAACGTCGGCCTCGGCGTGCTCAACACCTCCGACTCCTTCAAGGAGCTGGACTGGCGCGAGGTTCTCAAGGCCTGGTGCGCGTCCATGCCTGAGGACTGGGGCTACACCCCCGAAAACATGACCGGCCCGATCCGCGGCGCCGCCCTCCCCATGGCCTTCAACCGCAAGCCCCACTACACCAAGGGCCTGCTGCTGGTCGGCGACGCCGGGGGCCTGGTGAACCCGTTCAACGGCGAGGGCATCGCCTACGCCATGGAGTCCGGGCAGCTCGCCGCCGACGTCATCGTGCAGGCCCACGCCCGCGCCACCCCAGGTCAGCGCGAACTCGCCCTGCAGCGGTACCCGCAGATCCTCGCGGACACCTACGGCGGCTACTACACGCTCGGCCGCGCCTTCGTGAAGCTCATCGGCAACCCGAAGGTCATGAAGATCGCGACGCAGCGCGGCCTGACCCACCCGATGCTGATGAAGTTCACACTGAAGATGCTCGCCAACCTGACCGACCCCACGGGCGGCGACGCGATGGACCGCATCATCAACGGCCTGAGCAAGGTGGCCCCGAAGGCCTGA
- a CDS encoding GNAT family N-acetyltransferase codes for MNRALPVVRLRVPTDEDAVAWHRVFDDPDVMEFLGGRSAELSVYEELTARQRLHDAERGFCLWTLLDADDRVIGFAGAQPWPRDWGPRGEIEIGWRIGREHWGRGYATAAARSTLERVRAAGVPEVVAVVDSGNRRSIAVAERLGMRLAEAYPRPGTTREARCYRLAW; via the coding sequence GTGAACCGAGCTCTCCCCGTAGTACGGCTGCGCGTCCCCACGGACGAGGACGCCGTCGCCTGGCACCGGGTCTTCGACGATCCGGACGTCATGGAGTTCCTCGGCGGGAGATCCGCGGAGCTCTCGGTCTACGAGGAACTCACCGCCCGCCAGCGCTTGCACGACGCCGAGCGCGGCTTCTGCCTGTGGACGCTGCTGGACGCGGACGACCGGGTCATCGGGTTCGCCGGGGCCCAGCCGTGGCCGCGGGACTGGGGTCCCCGAGGAGAGATCGAGATCGGGTGGCGGATCGGCCGGGAGCACTGGGGCCGGGGATATGCCACGGCGGCCGCCCGGTCGACGCTGGAGCGGGTGCGGGCGGCCGGGGTGCCGGAGGTGGTGGCCGTGGTCGACTCGGGCAACAGACGGTCCATCGCCGTGGCCGAGCGGCTGGGGATGCGGCTCGCGGAGGCGTACCCGAGGCCCGGGACGACGCGGGAGGCCCGCTGCTACCGCCTCGCCTGGTGA
- a CDS encoding PASTA domain-containing protein encodes MRVPRFVGLMAVDAREAAAAQGVLLAAPDRPDFHRTVVDYVVRQYPPPGVEVPRGAVVTVWFEFREGEGGGGAGVREPRVPRPGGGGLERELDRPKDPFEAITG; translated from the coding sequence GTGCGCGTACCCAGGTTCGTCGGTCTGATGGCGGTGGACGCGCGTGAGGCGGCTGCGGCGCAGGGCGTGCTGCTGGCCGCTCCGGACCGGCCCGACTTCCACCGCACGGTCGTCGACTACGTCGTACGGCAGTACCCGCCGCCCGGTGTCGAGGTGCCTCGGGGCGCCGTCGTCACCGTGTGGTTCGAGTTCCGCGAAGGGGAGGGCGGTGGAGGCGCGGGCGTGCGCGAACCGCGCGTGCCGCGGCCGGGCGGAGGCGGGCTGGAGCGCGAGCTGGACCGGCCGAAGGACCCCTTCGAGGCGATCACCGGGTGA
- a CDS encoding demethylmenaquinone methyltransferase translates to MTRASLNKQPHEVASMFDRVAERYDLTNDVLSLGQDRRWRKEVAKAVDARPAQKILDLAAGTATSSLPFARTGAYVVPCDFSLGMLQVGKRNHAWLPFTAGDATKLPFRDDSFDAVTISFGLRNVQDFDAALREMHRVTRPGGRVVICEFSHPTWAPFRTVYTEYLMRALPPVARAVSSNPDAYVYLAESIRAWPDQAALAGHLRKAGWSKVAWRNLTGGVVTLHRGFKEA, encoded by the coding sequence GTGACCCGTGCTTCCCTGAACAAGCAGCCCCACGAAGTCGCCTCGATGTTCGACCGCGTGGCGGAACGGTACGACCTGACCAACGACGTCCTGTCGCTGGGCCAGGACCGGCGGTGGCGCAAGGAGGTCGCGAAGGCGGTGGACGCCCGCCCGGCGCAGAAGATCCTGGACCTCGCCGCCGGCACGGCCACCTCCTCCCTCCCGTTCGCGCGGACCGGCGCGTACGTCGTCCCCTGCGACTTCTCCCTCGGCATGCTCCAGGTCGGCAAGAGGAACCACGCCTGGCTGCCGTTCACCGCCGGGGACGCGACGAAGCTGCCCTTCAGGGACGACTCGTTCGACGCCGTCACCATCTCCTTCGGCCTGCGCAACGTGCAGGACTTCGACGCGGCCCTGCGCGAGATGCACCGGGTGACCCGGCCCGGCGGACGCGTCGTGATCTGCGAGTTCTCGCATCCCACCTGGGCGCCGTTCCGTACCGTCTACACCGAGTACCTGATGCGCGCCCTGCCCCCCGTCGCCCGCGCGGTCTCCTCGAACCCGGACGCCTACGTCTACCTCGCCGAGTCCATCCGTGCCTGGCCCGACCAGGCCGCCCTCGCCGGGCACCTGCGCAAGGCGGGCTGGTCGAAGGTCGCCTGGCGCAACCTGACGGGCGGCGTGGTGACCCTGCACCGGGGCTTCAAGGAGGCCTGA
- a CDS encoding chitinase: MRSLLVPTAGVACLIALTLAGCSAQSGGTSDAAPAATGRAGGRSASGSPSTSPEESGTGTGYAPYVSAGEASGNDSAGSPTTYNLAFVIADGRDCTPKWNGVDAIGDKAVRSRISALKKTGATVRVSFGGASGTELAAACDSASALAKAYGEALDAAGSTQADFDVEGDELTDSGSIALRSSAIAALQKQRPDLEVTFTLPVMPSGLDSDSLALLASANRYDVRVLTVNLMTMNYSESYAGDMGGYAVTSATAAQAQLKKAFGTDDRAAWRGMALTSMIGTNDVDNETFTLADAAQVRAFAEEKGIAWVSMWSTFRDRECEAGAATDDALTDCSGVEQEDGAFAEAFSR, translated from the coding sequence ATGAGGAGTCTCCTGGTGCCGACGGCCGGGGTCGCCTGCCTGATCGCCCTGACGCTGGCGGGATGCTCCGCACAATCCGGCGGCACCTCGGACGCGGCGCCCGCGGCCACCGGCCGGGCCGGCGGGCGGTCCGCGAGCGGCTCGCCGTCCACGAGTCCCGAGGAGTCCGGCACCGGCACCGGCTACGCGCCCTACGTGAGCGCGGGCGAAGCCTCCGGCAACGATTCGGCAGGCTCCCCGACGACGTACAACCTGGCGTTCGTCATCGCCGACGGCCGTGACTGCACACCGAAGTGGAACGGCGTCGACGCCATCGGGGACAAGGCGGTGAGGTCCCGCATCTCCGCGTTGAAGAAGACGGGTGCCACGGTGCGCGTCTCCTTCGGCGGAGCGTCCGGCACGGAACTGGCGGCCGCCTGCGACAGCGCGTCCGCCCTCGCGAAGGCGTACGGCGAGGCGCTCGACGCGGCCGGCTCCACGCAGGCCGACTTCGACGTCGAGGGCGACGAGTTGACCGACTCCGGCTCGATCGCCCTGCGCTCCTCGGCGATCGCCGCACTGCAGAAACAACGGCCGGATCTGGAGGTCACCTTCACACTCCCGGTGATGCCCTCCGGGCTGGATTCCGACAGCCTGGCGCTGCTGGCGTCGGCGAACAGGTACGACGTCCGGGTCTTGACCGTCAACCTCATGACCATGAACTACAGCGAGTCGTACGCCGGTGACATGGGCGGATACGCGGTCACCTCGGCGACGGCCGCGCAGGCGCAGCTGAAGAAGGCGTTCGGGACGGACGACCGGGCCGCATGGCGGGGAATGGCGCTCACGTCGATGATCGGCACGAACGACGTCGACAACGAGACGTTCACACTCGCAGACGCGGCCCAGGTGCGGGCGTTCGCCGAGGAGAAGGGCATCGCGTGGGTGTCGATGTGGTCGACGTTCCGGGATCGGGAGTGCGAGGCCGGCGCCGCCACGGACGACGCGTTGACCGACTGCAGTGGGGTCGAGCAGGAGGACGGGGCGTTCGCGGAGGCGTTCTCACGGTAG